Proteins encoded by one window of Nocardia goodfellowii:
- a CDS encoding response regulator transcription factor — protein MSTNLMIVDEDEKVRGELRLAMEDEGYDVAEAQEAEDALSYLRSKGAPDVMIVELMLGDMDGFDCIREIRREHDVPIIVISSRDNTHDVVAALEAGADDFVTKPFEIKEISARMRALRRRARLTAERDAPKEIVLDAHPEAPLVLAPDSGAVRRGKEEIHLTITEFRLLCELAETPGRVLSRALLLERVWDDGFFGDERIVDVHIRRLRTKIERDPSHARIVVTVRGLGYRLDLQT, from the coding sequence GGACGAAGGCTACGACGTTGCCGAGGCGCAAGAGGCCGAGGACGCACTGTCCTATCTGCGTAGCAAAGGTGCACCGGATGTGATGATCGTCGAGTTGATGCTCGGCGATATGGACGGATTCGATTGCATCCGGGAGATCCGCCGCGAACACGACGTGCCGATCATCGTGATCAGTTCCCGGGACAACACCCATGATGTGGTAGCCGCGCTGGAAGCCGGCGCCGACGATTTCGTCACCAAGCCGTTCGAGATCAAGGAGATCTCCGCCCGTATGCGTGCGCTGCGCCGCCGGGCCAGGTTGACCGCCGAGCGGGACGCACCCAAGGAGATCGTGCTCGACGCGCACCCCGAGGCGCCTTTGGTCCTTGCGCCCGATTCCGGTGCGGTCCGGCGGGGGAAAGAGGAGATTCACCTCACCATCACCGAGTTCCGGCTGCTGTGCGAGCTCGCCGAGACGCCGGGACGGGTGCTGTCGCGCGCGTTGTTGCTCGAACGCGTCTGGGACGACGGCTTTTTCGGCGACGAACGCATCGTGGATGTGCACATCCGCCGCCTCCGCACCAAGATCGAGCGCGATCCTTCCCACGCCCGCATCGTGGTTACCGTGCGCGGCCTGGGATACCGGTTGGATCTGCAAACCTGA
- the ectA gene encoding diaminobutyrate acetyltransferase, whose amino-acid sequence MRAPRVGDAAQIWRIAKDSQVLDTNSSYAYLLWCRDFTGTSVVAEVDGRVVGFVIGYLRPESPDTVFVWQVAVEQAQQGLGTGTALIQHLLDTVAPHGVSVLETTIAPDNPGSIAMFSSVARRRGAQITKSPMFDPELFPDSHEAEDLYRIAPIEIAPIKPEADK is encoded by the coding sequence ATGCGCGCTCCGCGCGTCGGCGACGCCGCGCAGATCTGGCGAATCGCCAAGGATTCGCAAGTGCTCGACACCAATTCGAGCTACGCCTACCTGCTGTGGTGTCGCGATTTCACCGGTACCTCGGTGGTTGCCGAGGTCGACGGCCGAGTCGTGGGATTCGTCATCGGCTACCTGCGGCCGGAATCGCCCGACACGGTATTCGTGTGGCAGGTGGCGGTCGAGCAGGCCCAGCAGGGCCTCGGCACCGGCACCGCATTGATTCAGCACTTGCTCGACACCGTTGCTCCCCACGGGGTTTCGGTGCTGGAGACGACCATCGCGCCGGACAACCCGGGTTCCATCGCGATGTTCAGCTCGGTGGCGCGTCGTCGTGGTGCGCAGATCACCAAGTCTCCGATGTTCGATCCGGAGTTGTTCCCGGACAGCCACGAAGCCGAAGACCTGTATCGCATCGCCCCTATCGAGATCGCCCCTATCAAGCCGGAGGCCGACAAGTGA
- the ectB gene encoding diaminobutyrate--2-oxoglutarate transaminase: MITAETTIFEELESNVRGYCRSWPTVFTTAKGSWLRDEDGKDYLDFFAGAGALNYGHNNDVLKQPLLDYIAGDGITHGLDMSTAAKRKLLETMRDTILRPRDLDYKVQFPGPTGANAVEAALKLARKVTGRETVLSFTNAFHGMTLGALSVTGNAAKRAGAGVPLVHAAHMPYDGYFDNTTQDFQWMERVLDDSSSGFDRPAAVIVETVQGEGGVNVARPEWLRHLAGLCAAREILLIVDDVQMGCGRTGPFFSFEVAGITPDIVTLSKSIGGYGLPMALVLFKPEHDVWSPGEHNGTFRGNNPAFITAEAALSHYWADDALQQSTEAKGVRIGEALGQVADYFPGLSTRGRGLVQGIAFDDPSQAGKVTQVAFERGLLVETSGSSDEVVKLLPPLTITDEELDLGLHLLTGAIDTVCTGWQRLHHLDKGGNQ; encoded by the coding sequence GTGATCACCGCTGAAACCACCATCTTCGAAGAGCTGGAATCGAATGTCCGTGGCTACTGCCGCTCCTGGCCCACGGTGTTCACCACCGCCAAGGGCAGCTGGCTGCGCGACGAGGACGGCAAGGACTACCTGGACTTCTTCGCGGGCGCCGGTGCGCTGAACTACGGCCACAACAACGACGTGCTCAAGCAGCCGTTGCTGGACTACATCGCCGGTGACGGCATCACCCACGGCCTGGACATGTCCACCGCGGCCAAGCGCAAGTTGCTCGAGACCATGCGCGACACCATCCTGCGGCCGCGCGACCTGGACTACAAGGTGCAGTTCCCCGGCCCGACCGGTGCGAACGCGGTCGAAGCGGCGTTGAAGCTGGCCCGCAAGGTCACCGGCCGCGAGACGGTGCTCAGCTTCACCAACGCCTTCCACGGCATGACGCTCGGTGCGCTGTCGGTCACCGGTAATGCGGCCAAGCGCGCGGGTGCCGGCGTGCCGCTGGTGCATGCCGCCCACATGCCCTACGACGGCTACTTCGACAACACCACCCAGGATTTCCAGTGGATGGAGCGGGTGCTCGACGACTCCTCCTCCGGCTTCGACCGTCCCGCCGCGGTGATCGTGGAGACCGTGCAGGGTGAGGGCGGCGTCAATGTCGCGCGCCCGGAATGGCTGCGGCACCTGGCCGGGCTGTGCGCGGCGCGGGAGATCCTGCTGATCGTCGACGATGTGCAGATGGGCTGCGGGCGCACCGGCCCGTTCTTCTCCTTCGAGGTCGCGGGCATCACCCCGGACATCGTGACGCTGTCCAAGTCGATCGGCGGTTACGGCCTGCCGATGGCGCTGGTGCTGTTCAAGCCCGAGCACGACGTGTGGTCGCCGGGCGAGCACAACGGCACCTTCCGCGGCAACAACCCGGCCTTCATCACGGCCGAGGCGGCGCTGTCGCACTACTGGGCCGATGACGCCCTGCAGCAGTCCACCGAAGCCAAGGGGGTGCGGATCGGCGAGGCGCTGGGCCAGGTCGCCGACTACTTCCCGGGTCTGTCCACCCGCGGTCGCGGTCTGGTGCAGGGCATCGCCTTCGACGATCCGTCCCAGGCCGGCAAGGTCACCCAGGTCGCTTTCGAACGCGGGCTGCTGGTGGAGACCTCCGGCTCCAGCGACGAGGTCGTGAAATTGCTGCCGCCGCTGACCATCACCGACGAGGAACTCGACCTCGGCCTGCACCTGCTCACCGGTGCCATCGACACGGTGTGCACCGGCTGGCAGCGCCTGCATCACCTGGACAAGGGAGGCAATCAGTGA
- a CDS encoding ectoine synthase, giving the protein MIVRTTEEITGTDRDVADEGWRSKRIILGGDGVGFSFHETTIEAGTTHVFHYQNHVEAVWLIEGEGTLTDLDNNVTYPLGPGSMYLLDGHEKHRLETRTRMRMMCVFNPPVTGQEVHDENGVYPLVAVASN; this is encoded by the coding sequence GTGATCGTCCGCACCACCGAGGAGATCACCGGCACCGATCGCGATGTCGCCGACGAGGGCTGGCGCAGCAAGCGCATCATCCTCGGCGGTGACGGGGTCGGGTTCTCCTTTCACGAGACCACCATCGAGGCCGGCACCACGCATGTCTTCCACTACCAGAATCACGTGGAGGCGGTGTGGTTGATCGAGGGCGAGGGCACGCTCACCGATCTCGACAACAACGTCACCTACCCGCTCGGCCCGGGTTCGATGTATCTGCTGGACGGACACGAGAAGCACCGTCTGGAGACTCGCACCCGGATGCGGATGATGTGTGTGTTCAATCCGCCGGTCACCGGGCAGGAGGTCCACGACGAGAACGGCGTCTATCCACTGGTCGCCGTCGCGAGCAACTGA
- the thpD gene encoding ectoine hydroxylase, with protein sequence MVLQHTVDTSLADHYPTRTGEPLRHRERVDPTVWGQIGTEALATFGTDGYAVLEDLLSPAEVAEFSAEIARLANDPALAEDDRVIRERSSNRVRSVFEVHKLSAAVADLVRQTRISGPAREVLGSEVYLHQTRINYMPGFRGNGFYWHSDFETWHAEDGMPTPRAVSLSIALTDNYPVNGSLMVMPGSHRTFVPCQGSTPPEHYRESLQEQEIGVPTPSDIAMLAERHGITQFTGRAGSALLFDSNIMHGSSNNITPFPRSNIFLVFNSVENTLVEPYAAPGRRPTYIAARDFTPV encoded by the coding sequence ATGGTGTTGCAGCATACCGTTGATACGAGTCTGGCCGATCATTACCCGACCCGGACGGGTGAACCGCTCCGGCACCGGGAGCGGGTCGATCCCACGGTGTGGGGGCAGATCGGCACCGAGGCGCTGGCCACATTCGGCACCGACGGATACGCCGTACTCGAAGATCTGCTCAGCCCGGCCGAGGTGGCCGAGTTCAGCGCCGAAATCGCCCGTCTGGCAAACGATCCCGCGCTGGCGGAAGACGATCGGGTGATCCGGGAACGGTCCTCGAATCGGGTCCGGTCGGTGTTCGAAGTGCACAAGCTCAGCGCCGCGGTTGCCGATCTGGTCCGGCAGACCCGGATCTCCGGACCCGCCCGGGAGGTGCTCGGCTCGGAGGTGTACCTGCACCAGACCCGGATCAACTACATGCCCGGGTTCCGCGGCAACGGTTTCTACTGGCATTCCGATTTCGAGACCTGGCATGCCGAGGACGGGATGCCCACGCCGCGGGCGGTGAGCCTGTCGATCGCGCTGACCGACAACTACCCGGTCAACGGCAGCCTGATGGTGATGCCCGGCTCGCACCGCACCTTCGTACCGTGTCAGGGCAGCACGCCGCCCGAGCACTACCGGGAGTCGTTGCAGGAGCAGGAGATCGGCGTGCCGACGCCCTCGGATATCGCGATGCTGGCCGAGCGGCACGGAATCACCCAGTTCACCGGCCGGGCCGGGTCGGCGCTGCTGTTCGACTCCAACATCATGCACGGCTCGTCGAACAACATCACCCCGTTCCCGCGCTCGAACATCTTCCTGGTGTTCAACAGTGTGGAGAACACGCTCGTGGAGCCGTACGCCGCGCCCGGCCGCCGGCCCACCTATATCGCCGCGCGGGATTTCACGCCGGTGTAA
- a CDS encoding serine/threonine-protein kinase — MAHPAPVVSGATVAAGRSPGTGVAEVVERFAQAWREHDQPPRLPEFLPDSPGIRRVSLIELIKVDLANRWRRGQPKRLSDYAAELPELSSWPLPPDLIYEEFHVRKQAGHEVDAAEYTATYPAQAEQLSEMLATDDYHSTLMSVATEPACLDDIEAGQRIDDFDLMTGLGRGAFARVFLARQRSMQRLVAVKISQDKSSEPQTLAQLDHDYIVRVFDQRILEERKLRLLYMQYVPGGTLFSVLERVRRTVPAQRCGALLLEVVDGVLADKGEIRPGESPARAELARLSWPETIAWLGRRLAEALDYADHRGVLHRDIKPANVLLTAEGVPKLADFNISFSGNVSGDSPVAYFGGSLAYMSPEQLAAVHPDKPGTAADLDLRSDLFALAVVLWELLTGTKPFADDGVTGGDRTTLDGMLQRREGSPETLPYDNLPADCPAALRRALARALEPDPDKRWADGAEMAQQLEVCLDARARDLVDPPPHSARLRARLLMHPIMACAIAIPNALAIWYSYHHNRTLIIGKFDAQAQQRFDQIALTTYGLCFLVGFIVTNLLLVRLWSTARGLRRGRSYDAPALAKVRADTLRLGTRNVLTCFALWALAGIVVPLSVRLSGNQLGAADYVHFFITQIVCGAIAMAYPYFLVSFYAVRCLYPMFLPHGGIGGDDPRRLEQLDRRSTYFLAIAAAVPLLGVAGATFIPVDDIGSVILAIRVLCVGSALAFLAVYWLFRMLEKDLNALQRIVVR; from the coding sequence ATGGCGCATCCGGCTCCGGTGGTTTCGGGGGCGACGGTCGCAGCCGGCCGTTCGCCCGGTACCGGAGTGGCCGAGGTGGTCGAGCGGTTCGCGCAGGCATGGCGGGAGCACGACCAACCGCCGCGGCTGCCGGAGTTCTTGCCGGATTCACCCGGTATCCGCCGGGTTTCCCTGATCGAGTTGATTAAGGTCGACTTGGCCAACCGGTGGCGCCGGGGGCAGCCCAAGCGACTGTCCGATTATGCGGCGGAATTGCCGGAACTCAGCAGCTGGCCGTTGCCGCCGGATTTGATCTACGAGGAGTTCCACGTTCGGAAGCAGGCCGGTCACGAAGTGGACGCGGCGGAGTACACCGCTACCTATCCCGCTCAGGCCGAACAGCTTTCGGAGATGCTGGCCACCGACGACTACCACAGCACGCTGATGTCGGTGGCGACCGAGCCCGCATGCCTCGACGACATCGAAGCCGGACAGCGGATCGATGACTTCGACCTGATGACCGGACTGGGCCGGGGTGCGTTCGCGCGGGTGTTCTTGGCCCGGCAGCGGTCCATGCAGCGGCTGGTGGCGGTGAAGATCTCGCAGGACAAGAGCTCCGAGCCACAGACGCTGGCGCAGTTGGATCACGACTACATCGTGCGGGTCTTCGATCAGCGGATTCTGGAAGAGCGCAAGCTTCGGCTGCTGTACATGCAGTATGTGCCCGGCGGGACGCTGTTCAGTGTGCTGGAGCGGGTGCGCCGGACTGTACCCGCGCAACGCTGCGGTGCGCTGCTGCTCGAAGTCGTCGACGGTGTTCTGGCCGACAAGGGCGAGATCCGCCCCGGGGAGTCACCGGCGCGGGCCGAGCTGGCGCGCCTGTCGTGGCCGGAAACCATTGCCTGGCTCGGACGCCGGCTGGCGGAGGCGCTGGATTACGCCGATCACCGAGGGGTGCTGCATCGCGATATCAAACCGGCGAATGTGCTGCTGACCGCCGAGGGCGTGCCGAAACTGGCGGACTTCAACATCAGCTTCAGCGGGAATGTGTCCGGCGACAGCCCGGTCGCGTATTTCGGCGGCTCGCTGGCGTACATGTCGCCGGAGCAGTTGGCGGCCGTGCACCCGGACAAACCCGGGACCGCCGCCGACCTCGACCTCCGCAGCGACCTGTTCGCGCTGGCCGTAGTCCTCTGGGAATTGCTCACGGGCACCAAACCCTTCGCCGACGACGGTGTGACCGGCGGCGATCGCACGACGCTGGACGGCATGCTGCAGCGGCGCGAGGGCAGTCCGGAGACGCTGCCGTACGACAATCTGCCCGCCGATTGTCCAGCCGCCTTGCGCCGGGCGCTGGCGCGAGCGCTGGAACCGGACCCGGACAAGCGCTGGGCCGATGGCGCGGAAATGGCGCAGCAGTTGGAGGTCTGCCTGGACGCGCGGGCTCGCGATCTGGTCGACCCGCCGCCGCACAGCGCGCGCCTGCGTGCCCGGCTGCTGATGCATCCGATCATGGCGTGTGCCATCGCGATTCCGAACGCGCTGGCGATCTGGTACAGCTACCACCACAATCGCACCCTGATCATCGGCAAGTTCGACGCGCAAGCCCAGCAACGGTTCGATCAGATCGCGCTCACCACCTACGGGCTGTGTTTCCTGGTGGGCTTCATCGTCACGAATCTGCTGCTGGTGCGCCTGTGGTCGACCGCGCGGGGTTTGCGGCGCGGCCGATCCTATGACGCCCCCGCGCTGGCGAAAGTGCGCGCGGACACACTGAGATTGGGCACGCGCAATGTGCTGACCTGTTTCGCGCTGTGGGCGCTGGCGGGGATCGTGGTCCCGCTCTCGGTGCGGCTGAGCGGAAACCAACTCGGCGCTGCCGACTACGTGCACTTCTTCATCACGCAAATCGTTTGCGGCGCAATCGCTATGGCCTATCCGTACTTCCTGGTGAGCTTCTACGCGGTGCGTTGCCTCTACCCGATGTTCCTGCCGCACGGCGGTATCGGGGGCGACGACCCGCGCCGGCTCGAGCAACTCGACCGCCGCAGTACCTACTTCTTGGCGATCGCCGCGGCGGTTCCATTGCTCGGCGTCGCCGGCGCCACTTTCATCCCGGTGGACGACATCGGCTCGGTGATCCTCGCCATCCGGGTGTTGTGCGTGGGCAGCGCGTTGGCCTTCCTCGCCGTCTACTGGCTCTTTCGCATGCTGGAGAAAGACCTGAACGCGCTGCAACGCATCGTCGTTCGCTGA
- the erm gene encoding 23S ribosomal RNA methyltransferase Erm produces MSRNRSLPRARSTHASRRKRLSQNFLTTADTARLLVRSSGIGPSDLVVEIGPGDGMLTRRLLDVAGRVLAYEIDGHYAARLRRRYADDKRIHCYHSDFRAVSAPHEPFAVVANIPFAGTTDIVRWCLSARHLTSATLLVQAEFARKHTGDYGRWTKLAITHWPTVALELGPRVSRHRFHPVPQVDAAVLHLRPHPEPLLPHTALPAYRRLVDLGFSGIGGSLAASLTQAFPPGTVREACANAGVPRDQPVGLVTPHQWLSLFHTLR; encoded by the coding sequence ATGTCCCGCAATCGCTCCCTTCCGCGTGCCCGCAGCACCCACGCGAGCCGCCGCAAGCGGCTGTCCCAGAATTTCCTCACCACCGCGGACACCGCCCGCCTGCTGGTGCGCTCATCCGGAATCGGCCCCTCCGACCTCGTGGTCGAGATCGGTCCCGGCGACGGCATGCTGACCCGCCGGTTACTCGACGTGGCAGGCCGCGTGCTCGCCTACGAGATCGACGGCCACTACGCCGCACGTCTACGCCGCAGATACGCCGACGACAAGCGAATCCACTGCTACCACAGTGACTTCCGAGCCGTCTCCGCACCACACGAACCCTTCGCCGTGGTGGCGAACATCCCCTTCGCCGGCACTACCGACATCGTCCGCTGGTGCCTGTCCGCCCGCCACCTGACCTCCGCAACCCTGCTGGTGCAAGCGGAATTCGCACGTAAACACACCGGCGACTACGGCCGCTGGACCAAACTCGCCATCACCCATTGGCCCACTGTCGCACTGGAATTGGGCCCACGCGTCAGCCGCCACCGGTTCCACCCCGTCCCCCAGGTCGACGCGGCGGTCCTGCACCTTCGCCCCCACCCCGAACCCCTACTCCCCCACACCGCACTCCCCGCCTACCGCCGCCTGGTAGACCTCGGCTTCTCCGGCATCGGCGGCTCCCTCGCCGCCTCCCTGACCCAAGCCTTCCCACCCGGCACCGTCCGCGAAGCCTGCGCGAACGCGGGCGTCCCCCGCGATCAGCCGGTAGGACTCGTGACACCCCACCAGTGGCTGAGCCTTTTCCACACCCTTCGGTAG
- a CDS encoding NADAR family protein, whose product MRSVEELVAFLHEGGTVKYLKFWGHRPQRDGSAGPGALSQWWPVEFVVDGKTFRSAEHYMMWRKALLFDDVETAERVLVAGHPSQAKSLGRQVRDFDESAWNAARFDIVVAGSVAKFGQHPELRDYLLRTGERVLVEASPVDRIWGIGLAADDPRSDEPNRWRGSNLLGFALMAARDELRAHTD is encoded by the coding sequence ATGCGTTCGGTCGAGGAGTTGGTCGCGTTCCTCCACGAGGGAGGAACAGTGAAGTACCTGAAGTTCTGGGGCCACCGGCCGCAGCGGGACGGCAGTGCCGGTCCCGGCGCGCTGAGTCAATGGTGGCCCGTCGAATTCGTCGTCGACGGGAAGACGTTTCGCAGTGCCGAGCACTACATGATGTGGCGTAAGGCGCTGTTGTTCGACGATGTGGAGACCGCCGAACGGGTACTTGTGGCCGGACATCCGAGCCAGGCGAAAAGCCTCGGCCGACAGGTCCGCGATTTCGATGAATCCGCATGGAACGCCGCGCGATTCGACATCGTGGTGGCGGGCAGTGTCGCCAAGTTCGGGCAGCATCCCGAGCTGCGGGACTATCTGCTGCGCACCGGGGAGCGCGTGCTGGTGGAGGCCAGTCCGGTAGACCGCATCTGGGGTATCGGACTGGCGGCCGACGATCCGCGCAGCGATGAGCCGAACCGCTGGCGCGGCTCGAACCTGCTCGGGTTCGCGCTGATGGCCGCTCGCGACGAACTACGTGCTCACACCGACTGA
- a CDS encoding tetratricopeptide repeat protein: MYEPYSHLPAQNPADQLPLGARYHSADPIRWHGSLVYPMYSEQFGPAPTTLTMYTISAAPPAGLRGHGIGLSVTDGYLGIEGRQLGGVDVWSDVLSGGVTFDLTPTSPQAMFTLTPVWVDENGTQKSFMGNYGIVIETSPDGRMVLWCSVGEGPPNFANLVIGLDTSVTAGPRTWFAAEPSPEPSGKPGAQVAGSAAPIPVSQQWFETAGEIIAEAEPESFAPAPVAAQPPAAQPGAAQPLATPPVAAPPPAPQPLAPQPVAPQPLTPQPVAAQPVAPAIGSPEWFAANGLTDPRTTPAGAYAADPARRTEERATPVQRMPALTGDQTWYADHPGNSASVAAQRDRSAAPTAAEPEPFAGYGMPVHPPSRPAEPGPPPIATPNGFGADWQSRFGPDQFSDRAQPGWQPEPQKHPGEPAPVTTNRDWFGNERPVQTPAGNAGSGQPQAPSPQADFGRTDPAPRRPVSERLPDPSISWPTAPPAVAEPRDRFSPSEVAQSASTSGDWSPAAQPKAYESAPAWATEEIPGHTGDTEWQAGARRDKDPDTSMRGALYDLGVAMYSRGEEDQACGLWAQAAEAGHAAAAYDLGVVRFRRGDVNDAERWWRTAAERREPRAMAGLAELLDRQGNYAEARRWRASAAEDIDQSV, from the coding sequence ATGTACGAGCCGTATTCGCACCTGCCTGCCCAGAATCCGGCCGACCAGCTACCGCTAGGCGCGCGCTACCACTCCGCCGACCCCATCCGGTGGCACGGCAGCCTGGTCTATCCCATGTACTCCGAGCAGTTCGGCCCCGCGCCCACCACGCTCACCATGTACACGATCTCGGCCGCACCGCCGGCCGGACTGCGCGGGCACGGCATCGGCTTGTCGGTCACCGACGGATATCTCGGCATCGAAGGCCGCCAACTCGGCGGTGTCGACGTGTGGAGCGATGTGCTCTCCGGTGGCGTCACCTTCGACCTGACGCCCACCAGTCCGCAGGCGATGTTCACGCTGACGCCGGTATGGGTCGACGAGAACGGCACGCAGAAATCGTTCATGGGCAACTACGGCATCGTGATCGAAACCTCCCCCGACGGCCGGATGGTGCTGTGGTGCAGTGTCGGCGAAGGGCCGCCCAACTTCGCGAACCTCGTCATCGGGCTCGACACGTCCGTCACGGCGGGACCGCGCACTTGGTTCGCGGCCGAGCCGAGCCCGGAACCGTCCGGTAAACCGGGCGCGCAGGTCGCCGGGTCGGCCGCGCCGATCCCGGTGTCGCAGCAGTGGTTCGAAACGGCCGGGGAAATCATCGCCGAGGCGGAACCCGAATCGTTCGCACCCGCGCCCGTCGCAGCCCAGCCGCCCGCAGCTCAGCCCGGCGCAGCCCAGCCACTCGCAACCCCGCCCGTCGCAGCCCCACCGCCCGCACCCCAGCCACTCGCACCCCAGCCCGTCGCACCCCAACCACTCACACCCCAGCCCGTCGCAGCCCAGCCCGTCGCACCCGCGATCGGCTCGCCGGAATGGTTCGCCGCCAACGGCTTGACGGACCCGCGCACCACGCCGGCGGGCGCGTACGCCGCCGACCCGGCCAGGCGCACCGAGGAGAGAGCGACACCGGTCCAGCGCATGCCCGCGCTGACGGGCGACCAGACGTGGTACGCCGACCACCCTGGGAACTCGGCTTCGGTTGCCGCCCAGCGAGATCGGTCCGCGGCACCCACTGCCGCGGAGCCGGAGCCGTTCGCCGGTTACGGGATGCCCGTCCACCCGCCCAGCCGCCCCGCCGAGCCCGGCCCACCGCCGATCGCCACTCCGAACGGTTTCGGCGCCGACTGGCAGTCACGCTTCGGGCCGGACCAATTCAGCGACCGCGCCCAGCCCGGATGGCAGCCGGAGCCGCAAAAGCATCCGGGTGAACCCGCGCCGGTAACCACGAACCGAGACTGGTTCGGAAACGAGCGGCCGGTGCAAACCCCGGCCGGGAACGCTGGCAGTGGTCAGCCGCAGGCGCCCTCGCCGCAGGCAGACTTCGGGCGCACAGACCCGGCACCACGTCGGCCCGTCAGCGAGCGACTGCCGGACCCCTCGATCTCCTGGCCGACCGCACCACCGGCGGTGGCCGAGCCACGAGATCGATTCAGCCCGAGCGAAGTCGCACAGTCTGCAAGTACGTCCGGCGACTGGTCACCCGCCGCGCAGCCGAAGGCATACGAGTCCGCACCGGCCTGGGCTACCGAGGAGATCCCGGGACACACCGGTGACACCGAATGGCAGGCGGGCGCGCGACGGGACAAGGATCCCGACACCAGCATGCGCGGCGCCCTCTATGACCTCGGAGTCGCCATGTACAGCCGCGGCGAAGAGGACCAGGCCTGCGGTCTGTGGGCGCAAGCGGCCGAAGCCGGACATGCCGCGGCCGCCTACGACCTCGGAGTGGTGCGCTTCCGGCGCGGCGATGTGAACGACGCGGAACGCTGGTGGCGCACCGCCGCCGAGCGCCGCGAGCCGCGCGCCATGGCGGGACTCGCGGAACTACTCGACCGGCAAGGCAATTACGCCGAAGCGCGGAGGTGGCGGGCGAGTGCGGCCGAGGACATCGATCAGTCGGTGTGA
- a CDS encoding MarR family winged helix-turn-helix transcriptional regulator, whose protein sequence is MPTELPRRDAIQVIQRELTAFARRARGRAAELHPELSLVAASILDLLIERDGCQASEVAEHFLLDKSTVSRQVAALESLGYLAREVDPANRRNLRLHPTAEGRRVAGEAEAARRAAFAERFKDWPDADLGRLAKYLVRYNSTP, encoded by the coding sequence ATGCCAACCGAGCTGCCACGCAGGGACGCCATCCAGGTCATCCAGCGGGAACTCACCGCCTTCGCCCGGCGCGCCCGCGGCCGCGCCGCCGAGTTGCATCCGGAGCTCTCGCTGGTCGCGGCCAGCATTTTGGATTTGCTCATCGAGCGTGACGGATGCCAGGCCAGTGAGGTGGCCGAACACTTCCTGCTCGACAAGTCGACGGTGAGCAGGCAGGTCGCGGCGCTGGAGAGCCTGGGCTATCTGGCTCGGGAAGTCGATCCCGCCAATCGCCGGAACCTGCGACTGCATCCGACCGCGGAGGGCCGCCGCGTCGCCGGCGAGGCCGAGGCGGCTCGGCGGGCCGCGTTTGCCGAGCGTTTCAAGGACTGGCCGGATGCCGACCTGGGTCGTCTCGCGAAGTACCTGGTCCGCTACAACAGCACCCCCTGA